A single Suricata suricatta isolate VVHF042 chromosome 2, meerkat_22Aug2017_6uvM2_HiC, whole genome shotgun sequence DNA region contains:
- the ATP6V1FNB gene encoding protein ATP6V1FNB isoform X1, producing the protein MLRQLNMDTLRQNFWKEEYLREKMLRCEWHRKYGSVVKAKQKAKAAARLPLRLPTLHPEAPHSPPPAPKVVPSKRPSCLPEMPIQSEMYPVLPATRALLYDGISHDSQGRYRYLNTRKLERPEKRYLFPITTNFMYGWLLGPPVKQELVSCKTCRVESFFRKNGAFALLDPRDLAL; encoded by the exons ATGTTGCGGCAACTCAACATGGATACGCTGCGGCAGAACTTCTGGAAGGAGGAATATCTGCGGGAGAAGATGTTGCGCTGTGAATGGCATCGCAAGTACGGGTCGGTGGTGAAGGCCAAGCAGAAGGCTAAGGCCGCAGCCCGCCTACCCCTCAGGCTGCCCACCCTGCACCCCGAAGCCCCACActcacccccacctgcccccaaagTGGTGCCTTCCAAGAGACCCAGCTGTCTCCCGGAGATGCCTATTCAGTCAGAAATGTATCCGGTATTGCCCGCCACCCGGGCCCTGCTGTACGACGGCATCTCCCACGACTCCCAGGGGCGCTACCGCTACCTCAACACCCGAAAACTGGAGAGGCCAGAGAAGCGCTACCTCTTCCCCATCACCACCAACTTCATGTACGGCTGGCTGCTGG GCCCCCCGGTGAAGCAGGAATTGGTCTCCTGTAAGACGTGCCGTGTGGAATCGTTCTTCCGAAAGAATGGGGCCTTCGCACTGCTTGACCCCCGAGATCTGGCTCTCTGA
- the ATP6V1FNB gene encoding protein ATP6V1FNB isoform X2 → MLRQLNMDTLRQNFWKEEYLREKMLRCEWHRKYGSVVKAKQKAKAAARLPLRLPTLHPEAPHSPPPAPKVVPSKRPSCLPEMPIQSEMYPVLPATRALLYDGISHDSQGRYRYLNTRKLERPEKRYLFPITTNFMPPGEAGIGLL, encoded by the exons ATGTTGCGGCAACTCAACATGGATACGCTGCGGCAGAACTTCTGGAAGGAGGAATATCTGCGGGAGAAGATGTTGCGCTGTGAATGGCATCGCAAGTACGGGTCGGTGGTGAAGGCCAAGCAGAAGGCTAAGGCCGCAGCCCGCCTACCCCTCAGGCTGCCCACCCTGCACCCCGAAGCCCCACActcacccccacctgcccccaaagTGGTGCCTTCCAAGAGACCCAGCTGTCTCCCGGAGATGCCTATTCAGTCAGAAATGTATCCGGTATTGCCCGCCACCCGGGCCCTGCTGTACGACGGCATCTCCCACGACTCCCAGGGGCGCTACCGCTACCTCAACACCCGAAAACTGGAGAGGCCAGAGAAGCGCTACCTCTTCCCCATCACCACCAACTTCAT GCCCCCCGGTGAAGCAGGAATTGGTCTCCTGTAA
- the ATP6V1F gene encoding V-type proton ATPase subunit F, whose product MAGRGKLIAVIGDEDTVTGFLLGGIGELNKNRHPNFLVVEKDTTINEIEDTFRQFLSRDDIGIILINQYIAEMVRHALDAHQRSIPAVLEIPSKEHPYDAAKDSILRRARGMFTAEDLR is encoded by the exons ATGGCTGGTAGGGGAAAGCTAATCGCGGTGATCGGAGACGAGGACACTGTTACTGGCTTCCTGCTGGGCGGCATAGGAGAGCTTAACAAGAACCGCCACCCTAATTTCCTGGTGGTGGAGAAGGATACAACCATCAATGAGATCGAAGACACTTTCCG GCAGTTTCTAAGCCGGGATGACATCGGCATTATCCTCATCAACCAGTATATTGCAGAGATGGTGCGGCACGCACTGGACGCCCACCAGCGCTCCATCCCGGCGGTTCTGGAGATTCCGTCCAAGGAGCACCCCTACGATGCCGCTAAGGACTCGATCCTGCGCCGGGCCAGGGGCATGTTCACGGCCGAAGACCTGCGCTAG